A window from Flavobacterium gyeonganense encodes these proteins:
- the recQ gene encoding DNA helicase RecQ, which translates to MSSNEIEIHKELKKYFGFSQFKGLQEQVIRSILDEKNTFVIMPTGGGKSLCYQLPALIKDGTAIVVSPLIALMKNQVDAIRSLSSENGIAHVLNSSLTKTEIAQVKTDITSGLTKLLYVAPESLTKEEYVAFLQSVPISFVAIDEAHCISEWGHDFRPEYRNLRNIIKQLGKVPIIGLTATATPKVQEDILKNLDMVDANTFKASFNRPNLYYEVRTKTKNIESDIIRFIKQHKGKSGIIYCLSRKKVETIAEVLQVNGISAVPYHAGLDAKTRAKHQDMFLMEDVEVVVATIAFGMGIDKPDVRFVIHHDIPKSLESYYQETGRAGRDGGEGHCLAYYSFKDVEKLEKFMSGKPVAEQEIGFALLQEVVAYAETSMSRRKFLLHYFGEEFPDDGDGADMDDNVRNPKNKIEAKDQVVKLLEIVRDTKHIYKSKEIVFTLIGRINAVIKAHKTDTQSFFGSGSDHDEKYWMALLRQVLVSGYLSKDIETYGVVKITQQGLDFIKNPVSFMMSEDHEYSEADDESIVASSKSSGTSDEVLTAMLKELRKKVAKKLGVPPFVVFQDPSLEDMALKYPITLQELYNIHGVGEGKAKKYGGEFVALISRYVEDNDIIRPDDLVVKSTGVNSANKLYIIQNIDRKLPLSDIASAKGLTMDALIKEMEQIVYSGTKLNIKYWVDDMLDDDQQEEIHDYFMESESDKIEDALKEFDGDYDIDELRLMRIKFISEVAN; encoded by the coding sequence ATGAGTTCAAACGAAATTGAAATACATAAAGAATTAAAGAAGTATTTCGGCTTTAGCCAATTTAAAGGCTTGCAGGAGCAGGTCATTAGAAGTATTTTAGATGAGAAGAATACTTTTGTAATTATGCCTACGGGTGGTGGAAAGTCTCTTTGTTATCAATTGCCCGCTCTGATTAAGGATGGGACTGCAATTGTTGTTTCTCCTTTAATTGCTTTAATGAAGAATCAGGTGGATGCCATAAGAAGTCTTTCTTCTGAAAATGGAATAGCTCATGTACTAAATTCATCTTTAACAAAAACAGAAATTGCCCAGGTTAAAACGGATATAACGTCTGGTTTAACTAAACTTTTATATGTTGCACCCGAATCGCTGACAAAAGAAGAATACGTAGCTTTTTTGCAGAGCGTACCGATTTCATTTGTAGCAATTGATGAAGCTCATTGTATTTCAGAGTGGGGGCATGATTTCAGACCGGAATACAGAAACCTTAGAAATATTATTAAACAATTGGGGAAAGTACCAATTATTGGACTTACAGCTACTGCCACACCAAAAGTTCAGGAAGATATTCTGAAAAATCTGGATATGGTTGATGCCAATACTTTTAAAGCATCATTTAACAGACCAAATCTATATTACGAAGTTCGTACTAAAACTAAAAATATTGAATCGGATATTATTCGTTTTATCAAACAGCATAAAGGGAAATCCGGAATTATTTATTGTCTGAGCCGTAAAAAAGTAGAAACTATTGCTGAAGTTTTGCAGGTTAATGGAATCAGTGCTGTTCCGTATCACGCGGGTCTGGATGCGAAAACCCGTGCTAAGCATCAGGATATGTTTTTGATGGAGGATGTTGAAGTAGTCGTAGCTACAATTGCCTTCGGAATGGGAATTGACAAGCCGGATGTTCGTTTTGTAATTCACCACGACATTCCAAAATCGCTTGAAAGTTATTATCAGGAAACCGGTCGTGCAGGACGCGACGGAGGTGAAGGGCATTGCCTGGCTTATTATTCTTTTAAAGATGTAGAAAAGCTGGAAAAATTCATGTCTGGCAAGCCTGTTGCAGAACAGGAAATAGGTTTTGCTTTATTGCAGGAAGTTGTGGCTTATGCTGAGACATCAATGTCAAGAAGAAAATTTCTTTTGCATTATTTTGGTGAAGAATTTCCTGATGATGGAGATGGAGCGGATATGGATGATAACGTACGAAATCCTAAAAACAAAATTGAAGCAAAAGATCAGGTTGTTAAATTGTTGGAGATTGTTCGCGATACCAAACATATTTATAAATCAAAAGAAATTGTATTTACTTTAATAGGTCGTATTAATGCAGTTATTAAGGCTCATAAAACAGACACACAATCCTTTTTTGGTTCCGGTTCAGATCATGATGAAAAATACTGGATGGCATTGTTGCGTCAGGTTTTAGTATCTGGATATTTGTCAAAAGATATTGAAACATATGGGGTTGTAAAAATAACGCAGCAAGGTTTGGATTTTATCAAAAATCCAGTTTCATTCATGATGTCTGAAGATCATGAATATAGCGAAGCCGATGATGAATCAATCGTAGCATCATCTAAATCATCAGGGACTTCTGATGAGGTTTTGACTGCAATGTTAAAAGAACTTCGAAAAAAGGTAGCGAAAAAACTCGGTGTGCCTCCTTTTGTGGTTTTTCAGGATCCTTCTCTGGAAGATATGGCTTTGAAATATCCCATTACATTACAGGAATTGTATAATATTCATGGGGTGGGCGAAGGAAAAGCAAAAAAATACGGTGGTGAATTTGTTGCTTTAATAAGCAGATATGTTGAAGATAATGATATTATCCGTCCGGATGATTTGGTTGTAAAATCTACAGGAGTTAATTCTGCTAATAAATTATACATTATTCAGAATATCGACAGAAAGCTGCCGCTAAGTGATATTGCTTCCGCAAAAGGATTAACAATGGATGCTCTGATTAAGGAAATGGAACAAATTGTTTATTCCGGAACTAAATTAAATATCAAATATTGGGTTGATGATATGCTTGATGATGATCAGCAGGAAGAAATCCACGATTATTTTATGGAATCAGAATCCGACAAAATTGAAGATGCCTTAAAAGAATTTGATGGAGATTACGATATTGACGAATTGCGATTAATGAGAATTAAGTTTATTAGTGAGGTTGCGAATTAA
- a CDS encoding KpsF/GutQ family sugar-phosphate isomerase — protein MITKENILAIAKKTILSESEAITKLIDFLDENFYEAVQRIYETKGRLIVTGIGKSAIIAQKMVATFNSTGTPSMFLHASEAIHGDLGMVQNNDIIICISKSGNSPEIKALVPLLKRFGNTLIGMTGNITSFLAKGSDYVLNTTVDMEACPINLAPTNSTTAQLVMGDALAVCLMEIRDFKPEDFAVYHPGGALGKKLLLRVKDMIEHSLKPTVSPETSVKKVIFEISEKRLGVTAVVENEKIVGIITDGDIRRMLNDRDSIADLTAKDIMSKNPKLVSSETMAVDALNILEDFSITQLIVADNGEYKGVLHLHDILKEGII, from the coding sequence TTGATTACAAAAGAAAATATTTTAGCTATCGCAAAAAAAACAATTCTCTCTGAAAGTGAAGCAATTACTAAGCTAATTGATTTTCTTGACGAGAATTTTTACGAGGCTGTTCAACGCATATACGAAACAAAAGGCAGATTAATTGTTACCGGAATCGGAAAAAGTGCCATCATTGCGCAAAAAATGGTTGCTACTTTTAATTCAACGGGAACACCTTCAATGTTTCTCCACGCATCTGAAGCTATTCATGGCGACTTAGGAATGGTTCAAAATAACGACATCATTATTTGTATTTCAAAAAGCGGAAACAGTCCTGAAATAAAAGCTTTAGTTCCTTTATTAAAACGTTTTGGAAATACTTTGATCGGAATGACAGGCAATATAACTTCTTTTTTGGCTAAAGGTTCTGATTATGTTTTAAATACCACTGTTGACATGGAAGCATGCCCTATCAATCTGGCTCCTACAAACAGTACAACAGCACAGCTTGTAATGGGCGATGCGCTTGCAGTCTGCCTGATGGAAATACGTGACTTTAAACCAGAAGATTTTGCTGTTTATCATCCAGGCGGTGCTTTAGGAAAAAAATTACTACTTCGTGTAAAAGACATGATCGAACATTCATTAAAACCTACAGTTTCCCCTGAAACATCCGTTAAAAAAGTAATTTTTGAAATTTCTGAAAAAAGACTGGGTGTAACAGCAGTAGTTGAAAATGAAAAAATAGTTGGAATCATTACTGATGGGGACATCCGAAGAATGCTGAATGACCGCGACAGTATTGCAGATTTAACCGCAAAAGATATTATGAGCAAAAACCCAAAATTAGTTTCATCTGAAACCATGGCAGTCGATGCACTAAATATTTTAGAAGATTTCTCTATAACCCAGCTCATTGTTGCTGATAATGGAGAATACAAAGGAGTTTTACATTTACATGACATTTTAAAAGAAGGAATTATATAA
- the tatC gene encoding twin-arginine translocase subunit TatC, whose product MAKKNLGEMSFLDHLEELRWLLVRSTIAILIMAFVTYFFSDYLFDEIILGPTRPTFFTYVWFCDLSHQLGFADSICITELNFIIQNTEMEGQVNIFVWMCILVGFILGFPYILWELWKFISPALYEKERKNAKLFIFTSSLLFFLGVIFGYFIVIPMSVNFVATFSVSDVVKNQFTLDSYMGMVKTSVLAGGLFFELPIIIYFLTKLGLVTPVFLRKYWKYAVVLILVIAAIVTPPDVVSQTIVAIPMLIIYEVSILISKIVYKNKEKENV is encoded by the coding sequence ATGGCAAAGAAAAACCTTGGCGAAATGTCATTTTTAGACCATCTCGAAGAATTAAGATGGCTTTTAGTCAGAAGTACAATTGCTATTCTTATAATGGCTTTTGTTACGTATTTTTTTAGTGATTATTTATTTGATGAAATAATCCTGGGACCAACAAGACCTACCTTTTTTACTTATGTATGGTTTTGTGATTTATCACATCAATTAGGATTCGCAGACAGCATTTGTATTACTGAACTGAATTTCATTATTCAAAACACTGAAATGGAAGGACAGGTCAATATTTTTGTATGGATGTGTATTTTGGTGGGCTTCATTTTAGGTTTCCCCTATATTTTATGGGAGCTTTGGAAATTCATCAGCCCCGCTTTATACGAGAAAGAAAGAAAAAATGCTAAATTGTTTATTTTCACTTCTTCTCTCCTGTTTTTTTTAGGAGTAATTTTTGGATATTTTATTGTGATTCCGATGTCCGTGAATTTCGTTGCCACTTTCTCAGTGAGTGATGTAGTAAAAAATCAATTTACCCTTGATTCTTATATGGGAATGGTAAAAACAAGTGTCCTGGCAGGTGGTTTGTTTTTTGAGCTGCCTATTATCATTTATTTCTTAACAAAATTAGGCTTAGTAACTCCGGTTTTTTTAAGAAAATATTGGAAATATGCCGTAGTTCTGATCCTCGTTATAGCAGCAATTGTAACACCTCCAGATGTGGTAAGTCAGACAATTGTAGCAATACCAATGTTGATTATCTATGAAGTGAGCATCCTAATTTCAAAGATTGTTTATAAAAATAAAGAGAAAGAAAATGTCTGA
- a CDS encoding carboxymuconolactone decarboxylase family protein: MSDIIQEFNDYRSKMNEKLLADNNKIVKRIFNLDTNAYAPGALDVKTKELLGLVASAVLRCDDCVKYHLETSHKEGVTKEEMMEAMGIATLVGGTIVIPHLRRAYEFWEALEESEN; the protein is encoded by the coding sequence ATGTCTGATATTATACAAGAGTTTAATGACTATCGTTCTAAAATGAACGAAAAGTTACTTGCTGACAACAACAAGATCGTAAAGCGAATTTTTAATCTTGACACTAATGCTTATGCACCAGGCGCTCTGGATGTAAAAACAAAAGAGCTTTTGGGCCTAGTAGCTTCAGCAGTTTTACGCTGTGATGATTGTGTAAAATATCATTTAGAAACCAGTCATAAAGAAGGTGTTACGAAAGAAGAAATGATGGAAGCAATGGGAATCGCAACTCTTGTTGGAGGAACTATTGTAATTCCGCATTTGAGAAGAGCTTACGAATTCTGGGAAGCGCTTGAAGAGTCAGAAAATTAG
- the lptB gene encoding LPS export ABC transporter ATP-binding protein has product MKLRADNLIKTYKGRSVVKGISVEVNQGEIVGLLGPNGAGKTTSFYMIVGLVKPNQGNIYLDDLNITDYPMYKRAQQGIGYLAQEASVFRKLSIEDNILSVLQLTKLSKEAQIAKMESLIEEFSLEHIRTNRGDLLSGGERRRTEIARALATDPKFILLDEPFAGVDPVAVEDIQRIVAQLKNKNIGILITDHNVQETLAITDKTYLMFEGGILKAGIPEELVEDEMVRRVYLGQNFELRKKKLEF; this is encoded by the coding sequence ATGAAATTAAGAGCCGATAATTTAATCAAAACTTATAAAGGTCGCAGTGTTGTAAAAGGAATTTCTGTTGAAGTAAACCAGGGAGAAATCGTTGGGCTTTTGGGACCAAATGGTGCTGGAAAAACAACTTCTTTTTATATGATTGTAGGATTGGTAAAACCAAATCAGGGAAATATTTACCTTGATGATTTGAATATTACTGACTATCCTATGTACAAACGTGCACAGCAAGGAATTGGCTATCTGGCGCAAGAAGCATCTGTTTTTAGAAAATTAAGTATTGAAGACAACATATTGAGTGTTTTACAATTAACAAAACTTTCAAAAGAAGCTCAGATTGCCAAGATGGAAAGTTTAATTGAAGAATTCAGTTTAGAACATATTCGCACTAATCGGGGCGATTTACTTTCCGGAGGAGAGCGTCGTCGTACCGAAATTGCACGCGCACTTGCCACAGATCCAAAATTTATTTTATTAGATGAACCTTTTGCCGGAGTTGATCCAGTTGCTGTAGAAGACATTCAGCGAATTGTAGCACAGTTAAAAAACAAAAATATCGGAATTCTGATTACAGATCATAACGTTCAGGAAACTTTGGCAATTACTGACAAAACGTACTTAATGTTCGAAGGAGGAATCCTGAAAGCAGGAATTCCCGAAGAATTAGTTGAAGACGAAATGGTACGCCGTGTTTATCTTGGACAGAACTTCGAATTAAGAAAGAAGAAATTAGAATTCTAA
- a CDS encoding glycoside hydrolase family 25 protein has protein sequence MARKTTYRKTASRKSGRSFFSKILRFISFSVFAILFVAVIYHYRRGLAYYLGFKSNKMSEKEIEDKRLSDIRNFQVLAKHEGKSIGLDVSEYQGKISWSYVDTLEQKYPLDFVFIRATVGKDRKDFQFKRNWIGAKKNKMIRGAYHYYRPNENSIEQADLFIETVKLEKGDLPPVLDIEKLSKSQSLDSLKKGLKRWLLKVENHYKVRPIIYTGERYYSDFLKDEFGEYLFWIANYNFYREKIEDDWLFWQFTEKASVPGIDRTVDINIYNGDLQQLQFITVD, from the coding sequence ATGGCCAGAAAAACCACTTATCGTAAAACGGCTTCCAGAAAAAGCGGCAGATCCTTTTTTAGCAAGATATTACGTTTTATTTCTTTCTCCGTTTTCGCAATACTTTTTGTTGCAGTAATCTATCATTATCGAAGAGGACTAGCCTATTATTTAGGTTTTAAAAGCAATAAAATGTCTGAAAAAGAGATTGAAGATAAGCGTTTATCAGATATTCGTAATTTTCAGGTTCTGGCAAAGCATGAAGGTAAATCAATTGGTTTGGATGTATCGGAATATCAGGGCAAAATAAGCTGGTCGTATGTTGATACCTTAGAACAAAAGTATCCGCTTGATTTTGTTTTTATAAGAGCAACTGTTGGTAAAGACAGAAAAGATTTTCAGTTTAAACGAAATTGGATTGGAGCTAAAAAGAATAAAATGATCAGAGGAGCTTATCATTATTACAGGCCAAATGAAAATTCTATTGAACAGGCTGATCTTTTTATTGAGACAGTAAAGCTGGAAAAAGGAGATTTGCCTCCGGTTCTTGATATCGAAAAATTATCGAAGAGCCAATCTTTGGATAGTTTAAAAAAAGGATTGAAACGCTGGCTTTTAAAAGTAGAAAATCATTATAAAGTTCGTCCAATAATTTATACAGGAGAACGATACTATTCAGATTTTTTGAAAGATGAATTTGGCGAATACCTGTTTTGGATTGCCAATTATAATTTTTACAGAGAAAAAATTGAAGATGACTGGCTGTTTTGGCAGTTCACAGAAAAAGCGAGCGTACCTGGTATTGATCGTACTGTGGATATAAATATTTATAACGGAGATTTACAGCAATTGCAGTTTATTACAGTTGATTAG
- a CDS encoding CDP-alcohol phosphatidyltransferase family protein has translation MNIKKHIPNLITLINLFCGCIAIVFVSKQNYEMAFYMVCLGIFFDFFDGFFARLFKVSSPLGLQLDSLADMVTSGVVPGYVMYSLFVKSANPIDVIASVFIPFLGFIVTLGSCYRLANFNIDTRQTDSFIGLPTPANALFILSLPLVIEYSDSFMLFEILTNHWVLGAIVLCSAYILNAEIPLFALKIKKFTFKDNMLQIVFLAISIFLLLLLQFSAIPVIIIFYVLLSVTNNKFLKKVVYSNGQKNHLS, from the coding sequence ATGAATATTAAAAAGCATATTCCTAATTTAATTACTCTCATTAACCTTTTCTGTGGCTGTATTGCAATAGTTTTTGTTTCTAAACAAAATTATGAAATGGCTTTTTATATGGTTTGTTTGGGAATCTTTTTTGATTTTTTTGATGGTTTTTTTGCAAGGTTGTTTAAAGTTTCAAGTCCGCTTGGGTTGCAGCTGGACTCATTGGCAGATATGGTAACAAGCGGAGTAGTGCCGGGATATGTTATGTACAGTTTGTTTGTGAAAAGCGCTAATCCTATTGATGTAATCGCTTCAGTTTTTATTCCGTTTTTAGGATTTATTGTAACCTTGGGATCGTGCTACCGACTGGCTAATTTTAATATAGACACGCGTCAGACGGATTCATTTATTGGTTTGCCAACACCTGCAAATGCACTTTTTATTTTGAGTCTCCCTTTAGTAATTGAATATTCAGATTCTTTCATGTTATTCGAAATATTAACGAATCATTGGGTTTTGGGGGCTATTGTACTGTGTAGTGCTTATATTTTGAATGCTGAAATTCCACTATTTGCTTTAAAGATTAAAAAGTTTACTTTCAAAGATAATATGCTTCAAATTGTTTTTTTAGCAATTTCTATCTTTTTGCTTCTGTTGCTTCAATTCAGTGCAATTCCTGTGATTATTATTTTTTATGTATTGTTATCAGTAACAAATAATAAATTTTTGAAAAAAGTAGTTTATTCGAATGGCCAGAAAAACCACTTATCGTAA
- a CDS encoding PorV/PorQ family protein, which translates to MNIGVDASALAMSSAVVASTNDVNSVYWNPAGLTHLEDHQISLMHASYFANIAQYDYIGYANPIDERSAWGISMIRFGVDDIMDTTQLIDNQGNIDYNRISLFSTADYGFTFSYARKLPIEGFQYGVNAKIIRRVIGKFANSWGFGFDFGLQFERNDWKFGLMLRDITTTYNVWNIDEEEYKKISNAIPGENQELPESTEITLPKAQLGVSKKFEFHNDTSLLVATNLNMRFEQTNDIISSNIVSIDPAVGFEFGYTELVFLRAGAGNFQNVTQLDNSEKLNFQPNIGLGFKYKGIQVDYALTDLGNQSTALYSNIFSLKVDLGIFR; encoded by the coding sequence ATGAATATTGGTGTTGATGCTTCTGCCCTGGCAATGTCAAGTGCTGTTGTTGCTTCGACTAATGATGTCAATTCTGTGTATTGGAATCCGGCGGGGCTTACGCATCTTGAAGACCATCAGATTTCATTAATGCATGCCAGTTATTTTGCTAATATCGCACAATACGATTATATCGGATATGCAAACCCGATTGATGAGAGAAGCGCCTGGGGAATATCGATGATTCGCTTTGGAGTTGATGATATTATGGACACTACGCAATTAATCGACAATCAGGGAAATATTGATTACAACCGCATAAGTTTGTTCTCTACCGCTGATTATGGTTTTACATTTTCATATGCCAGAAAATTGCCCATTGAAGGATTTCAATATGGTGTAAATGCCAAAATAATCAGACGTGTTATTGGAAAATTTGCTAATTCCTGGGGATTTGGATTTGATTTTGGTCTTCAGTTTGAAAGAAACGACTGGAAATTCGGATTGATGTTGCGGGATATTACGACTACTTACAATGTTTGGAATATTGACGAAGAAGAATACAAAAAGATCTCAAATGCCATTCCGGGTGAAAATCAGGAACTACCGGAAAGCACTGAAATTACATTACCGAAAGCACAATTAGGAGTTTCAAAAAAGTTTGAATTTCATAATGACACAAGTCTTTTGGTTGCCACAAATTTAAACATGCGTTTTGAACAAACCAACGATATTATTTCATCAAATATTGTAAGTATTGATCCCGCAGTTGGATTTGAATTTGGTTACACAGAACTTGTTTTTTTAAGAGCAGGGGCAGGAAATTTTCAAAATGTGACCCAATTAGATAATTCAGAGAAATTAAATTTTCAGCCTAATATTGGTCTTGGTTTTAAATACAAAGGAATTCAGGTTGATTATGCACTGACTGATTTAGGAAATCAAAGTACTGCTTTATATTCTAATATTTTTTCACTTAAAGTAGATTTAGGGATCTTTAGATAA
- a CDS encoding DUF4105 domain-containing protein, giving the protein MRGFTFQKIMLLLLMFNFSFGQSLPLSKKAHVSVLTCGLGNESYSFFGHTAIRVADPANNIDVVYNYGAFDFRTPNFVAKFAKGDLQYFVIAHSFVDFINEYNYEKRSIYEQELLIPQEAKQKLFDNLNTTLLSEDRYYTYKFIDKNCTSMVVDIINKTLNKEVITKKGDTKKTYRSILFPYFDGHFYEKLGTSIIFGTKVDQSGTKIFLPFELKNSLEKTTFQNHAFASKSKTLLSFKKETPVSWWNNIYSYIMILGFIILVNKRFIDKIYLFILSLMGIFFVSMGFYSFHHELAMNYNILLFSPLLLLLIAFSAINNKKWTYKFATFHLVLLLIYALFIINKSHFFIVLPIIITTGVVLVRVAIRNKKRIPIII; this is encoded by the coding sequence ATGAGAGGTTTTACGTTTCAAAAAATAATGTTGTTGTTACTGATGTTCAATTTTAGTTTTGGACAAAGTTTACCCTTATCAAAAAAAGCACATGTAAGTGTATTAACTTGTGGTCTTGGCAACGAATCGTATTCTTTTTTCGGGCATACTGCTATACGTGTTGCTGATCCTGCAAATAATATTGATGTTGTATATAATTATGGTGCTTTTGATTTTAGAACTCCTAATTTTGTTGCTAAATTTGCAAAAGGTGATTTACAATATTTTGTAATTGCACATTCTTTCGTCGATTTTATAAACGAATATAATTACGAAAAAAGAAGCATTTATGAACAAGAACTCCTTATTCCACAAGAAGCGAAACAAAAACTTTTTGATAACTTAAACACTACCCTGCTTTCGGAAGATCGTTATTATACTTATAAATTTATTGATAAAAACTGCACTTCTATGGTAGTAGATATCATTAATAAAACATTAAATAAAGAGGTAATTACCAAAAAAGGAGATACTAAAAAAACGTATAGAAGCATATTGTTCCCTTACTTTGATGGTCATTTTTACGAGAAACTAGGAACGAGCATCATTTTTGGAACTAAAGTAGATCAGTCAGGAACTAAAATTTTCCTCCCATTTGAATTAAAAAACAGTTTAGAAAAAACAACTTTTCAAAACCATGCCTTTGCGAGTAAAAGCAAAACACTCTTAAGTTTTAAAAAAGAAACACCAGTTTCATGGTGGAATAACATTTACAGTTATATTATGATTCTTGGTTTTATTATCCTAGTAAATAAAAGATTTATTGACAAAATCTATTTGTTTATCCTATCCTTAATGGGAATCTTTTTTGTTTCGATGGGGTTTTATTCTTTCCACCATGAATTGGCAATGAACTATAATATCCTTTTATTTAGTCCGTTGTTATTGCTGCTGATAGCTTTTTCAGCGATTAACAACAAAAAATGGACTTATAAATTTGCTACATTTCATTTGGTCTTATTACTTATTTATGCACTTTTTATAATTAACAAATCGCATTTTTTCATCGTTTTACCAATAATAATTACAACTGGTGTTGTTTTGGTAAGAGTAGCGATTAGAAATAAAAAAAGAATACCCATAATAATCTAG
- a CDS encoding sugar transferase, which produces MQTNKRMHFEISERKILLRVFDIAFVLLAMYLMDKIFYYPYFNLDDSNYQRPILFIVYLSIFGAIFEIYNLQIASNQFQILRGVILTVTTATLVYLFTPVLSPELPKQRLVILIFYFTILGALLLWRFFYVFFLATHRFSQNVILVCNKHQVDELVLGLENVDPHYKIIGFVNSDILADQDFSLNYIKEIEKNDLLAFVDKNNISEIIIASQKTEGITADLYQYLLQLLESGNIIREYTQVYESKTQRIPVQYIARDFYRFFPFSCSNNNKLYLLLVSFIEFVFSLTGLFFCTFFIPLIFIANIFWNKGSLFYTQERVGKNGRVFQIYKFRTMVENSESNGAVFAKSNDKRITPFGKFMRKTRIDEFPQFINVLKGDMAIIGPRPERPFFVKEIAEIMPFYETRHVIKPGLTGWAQVNYSYGESIEESLIKLQYDLYYIKHRSVFLDLSITFKTITTVLFYRGQ; this is translated from the coding sequence ATGCAAACAAACAAAAGAATGCATTTTGAAATTTCAGAAAGAAAGATACTTCTTAGGGTTTTTGATATTGCTTTTGTTTTACTTGCAATGTATTTAATGGATAAGATTTTTTATTATCCATATTTCAATTTGGATGATTCAAATTATCAAAGACCAATACTATTTATTGTGTATCTGAGTATTTTCGGAGCAATCTTTGAGATTTATAATCTTCAAATAGCCAGCAACCAGTTTCAGATTCTTAGAGGCGTTATCTTAACTGTAACAACAGCTACTTTAGTATATTTGTTTACCCCTGTTTTGTCGCCTGAACTTCCAAAGCAGCGTTTGGTGATTCTGATTTTTTATTTTACAATTCTGGGGGCTTTATTACTTTGGCGCTTTTTTTATGTTTTCTTTTTAGCGACTCACCGCTTTTCACAAAACGTAATTTTAGTTTGTAATAAACATCAGGTTGATGAACTCGTTTTAGGATTAGAAAATGTAGATCCACATTATAAAATCATTGGTTTTGTGAATTCAGATATTTTAGCTGATCAAGATTTCTCATTAAACTATATAAAAGAAATTGAAAAAAATGATCTGCTGGCTTTTGTGGATAAAAATAATATTTCAGAAATTATTATAGCTTCACAAAAAACTGAGGGCATCACAGCAGATTTGTATCAATATTTGCTTCAGTTATTGGAATCAGGAAATATTATTAGAGAATACACGCAGGTTTATGAAAGCAAAACACAGCGTATTCCGGTTCAATATATTGCTAGGGATTTTTATCGATTTTTCCCCTTTAGCTGTAGCAATAATAATAAGCTTTACTTATTATTAGTAAGTTTTATTGAATTTGTTTTTTCATTAACGGGCTTATTCTTTTGCACTTTTTTTATCCCATTGATTTTTATCGCAAATATCTTTTGGAATAAAGGCTCTTTGTTTTATACACAAGAACGTGTAGGTAAAAACGGAAGAGTATTCCAAATTTATAAATTCAGGACAATGGTTGAAAATTCAGAAAGCAATGGAGCTGTATTTGCAAAATCAAACGATAAAAGAATTACGCCATTCGGTAAATTTATGCGTAAAACAAGAATTGATGAATTTCCGCAATTTATAAATGTTTTAAAAGGCGATATGGCTATTATTGGACCAAGACCTGAAAGACCATTTTTTGTTAAAGAAATTGCTGAAATAATGCCATTTTATGAAACCCGTCACGTAATTAAACCCGGACTTACCGGCTGGGCACAAGTAAATTATTCATATGGGGAGTCCATAGAAGAAAGCCTCATCAAACTACAATATGATTTATATTATATTAAGCATCGAAGTGTCTTTCTGGATTTGAGTATTACTTTTAAAACAATAACAACTGTTTTATTTTACAGAGGACAATAA